The following coding sequences are from one Homalodisca vitripennis isolate AUS2020 chromosome 7, UT_GWSS_2.1, whole genome shotgun sequence window:
- the LOC124366571 gene encoding uncharacterized protein LOC124366571, whose protein sequence is MQTKFILNICLLFLLTNLIWSCPIWAGPRKPPHLTPEQLQHRDEYCNVLDMSERDGEGPAKDRSQVRYVPLIGEKQTDNTNPDPVDYVYYDGREIKDVSEDRLNKAVLNLNREVAEN, encoded by the exons atgcaaacaaaatttattttaaatatttgtcttctCTTTTTACTAACCAATCTAATATGGTCATGTCCGATCTGGGCTGGACCCCGAAAACCTCCACATCTGACACCG GAACAGCTTCAACACCGTGACGAGTATTGCAACGTGTTGGATATGAGCGAGCGAGACGGTGAGGGTCCAGCAAAGGATCGGAGCCAAGTGCGATATGTACCCCTAATTGGTGAGAAGCAAACCGACAATACGAACCCAGACCCAGTCGACTATGTGTACTACGACGGGCGAGAGATCAAGGATGTTTCGGAAGATCGTTTGAATAAAGCCGTCCTAAACTTAAATCGTGAAGTAGCTGAAAATTGa